In Acaryochloris marina S15, a single genomic region encodes these proteins:
- a CDS encoding phage tail protein yields the protein MGAALVASNSETHNLNYVTANRFYVEIQEKSYISACFSECSGLSAKIKHDTYFEGGVNNQQRIILGQTEFSDVTLKRGITNDLVFWGWASRMLTQLEPTDRNVNPQRRNINILLFNQAGETIQTWTLIGAVPVAWQAPALQADTSTVAIEELTLAYEGLKVVANLQPSSNAGGGATFLKGRDAGGFYPSN from the coding sequence ATGGGGGCGGCACTAGTGGCTAGCAACAGCGAAACCCATAACCTTAACTACGTCACTGCCAATCGCTTCTATGTCGAAATCCAAGAAAAGAGCTATATCAGTGCTTGCTTTAGCGAATGTTCAGGGTTAAGCGCCAAAATCAAGCATGACACCTACTTTGAAGGCGGCGTCAACAACCAGCAGCGAATCATACTCGGTCAAACTGAATTCTCTGATGTCACCCTCAAGCGAGGGATTACGAATGATCTAGTGTTTTGGGGCTGGGCCAGTCGTATGCTCACCCAGTTAGAACCGACCGATCGTAATGTGAATCCCCAGCGTCGCAACATCAATATCCTCTTGTTCAATCAAGCAGGAGAAACCATTCAAACCTGGACCTTAATTGGTGCCGTCCCCGTGGCTTGGCAAGCTCCAGCTCTCCAAGCGGATACATCTACCGTTGCCATTGAAGAACTCACCTTGGCATACGAAGGTCTAAAGGTCGTTGCCAACCTGCAGCCCAGCAGTAACGCAGGCGGTGGGGCTACCTTCTTGAAAGGTAGAGATGCCGGAGGATTCTACCCCAGTAACTAA
- the cobD gene encoding threonine-phosphate decarboxylase CobD, which produces MSRPLHGGNLRWAADIAGCSPSCILDFSASINPLGPPKSAITAIQTHLDTLTAYPDPSYQSICQVLSEVHRLPIDWFLPGNGSAELLTWACRDLAQLAWTGVLTPAFADYQRALKAFQAQIRPLPVDLSQIHQQSSSDLIEQALQGASQFADSAQAGLLLNNPHNPTGGLVSISQIEPFLEQFSLVVVDEAFIDFLPANADYSLISKVQDFPNLIILRSLTKFYSLPGLRLGYAVGHPDQLQRWQQCRDPWSVNSLAVMAGIAVLEDQAFQNKTLSWLPPVRTELMQGLVDLGAYPLEGAANFLLVQTKVSVPMLQELLLKHHRILIRDCLSFPELGDQYFRIAVRTQAENQRLLTALTDCLPQLSV; this is translated from the coding sequence TTGAGTCGCCCTTTACATGGAGGCAACCTGCGGTGGGCTGCAGACATAGCAGGTTGTTCTCCCAGCTGTATTCTCGATTTCTCGGCCAGTATTAATCCGCTTGGGCCGCCTAAATCTGCAATCACAGCAATTCAAACTCATCTCGATACCCTCACGGCTTATCCAGATCCCAGCTATCAGTCCATTTGCCAGGTGTTGAGTGAGGTTCACCGGCTCCCCATTGACTGGTTCTTACCGGGAAATGGGTCAGCAGAATTACTCACTTGGGCCTGCCGTGATTTGGCTCAACTTGCATGGACTGGGGTTCTAACGCCCGCATTTGCTGACTATCAACGGGCACTGAAGGCGTTTCAAGCCCAAATTCGACCCTTACCTGTGGATCTTAGCCAGATTCACCAACAATCTTCCAGTGATTTGATCGAGCAGGCCTTACAGGGCGCTAGTCAGTTTGCCGATTCAGCTCAAGCTGGACTGTTACTGAATAATCCCCATAATCCCACTGGAGGGCTGGTCAGCATCAGTCAAATAGAACCGTTTCTAGAGCAGTTCTCTTTGGTGGTGGTGGATGAGGCATTTATAGACTTTTTGCCTGCAAATGCTGACTACAGCTTGATTTCTAAAGTGCAAGATTTTCCCAATCTCATTATCTTGCGCTCTCTGACCAAGTTTTATAGTTTGCCTGGGTTGCGGTTGGGATATGCCGTTGGCCACCCTGATCAGCTACAACGCTGGCAACAATGCCGCGATCCCTGGTCCGTGAACTCCCTAGCTGTGATGGCAGGGATAGCGGTACTGGAAGATCAAGCGTTTCAAAACAAAACCTTATCGTGGTTACCCCCTGTTCGCACTGAGCTGATGCAAGGTTTGGTGGATTTGGGGGCTTATCCCCTGGAGGGGGCAGCGAATTTTCTGTTAGTACAAACGAAGGTTTCGGTGCCTATGTTGCAGGAGTTGCTTTTAAAACATCACCGTATCCTGATTCGAGATTGCCTGAGCTTTCCGGAACTGGGAGATCAGTATTTTCGAATTGCCGTGCGGACCCAAGCAGAAAATCAACGATTACTGACGGCCCTGACCGATTGCCTACCTCAGTTATCTGTTTAG
- the queG gene encoding tRNA epoxyqueuosine(34) reductase QueG yields MVQEFNSQTLKEKASELGCHKFGIVSISQWQNKEQISAHPLQAWLNQGYDADMAWMNDPRRQDIYQVMPDVRSIICVGINYYTPQQRPSEPEYAKISRYGWGRDYHRVVGRRIKALALWMQEQDPQAQVRYYVDTGPVQDKVWAERAGLGWIGKHSNLISRDYGSWLFLGEILTNLDLEPDRPHTQHCGSCTRCMTACPTDAIREPFVVDANRCIAYHTIENRETTLPDQIAENLQGWVAGCDICQDVCPWNQRFAQETDIPDFQPYPENVAPTLTELATLSVSERDRRFRASALRRIKLEMLQRNATASLKANAQGAKLSKTQYRLHEPPPLPPDESPIESD; encoded by the coding sequence ATGGTTCAGGAATTCAACAGTCAAACCCTTAAGGAAAAAGCCAGCGAACTTGGCTGTCACAAATTTGGCATTGTCAGCATTTCTCAATGGCAGAATAAGGAGCAAATCTCAGCCCACCCTTTACAAGCATGGCTCAACCAGGGATATGATGCCGATATGGCTTGGATGAATGATCCACGTCGACAAGACATCTACCAAGTCATGCCCGATGTTCGCTCCATCATCTGTGTGGGCATCAACTATTACACACCACAGCAACGCCCCTCAGAACCAGAGTATGCCAAGATCTCGCGCTATGGCTGGGGCCGAGACTACCACCGCGTGGTGGGTCGCCGGATAAAAGCTTTAGCCCTGTGGATGCAGGAACAAGACCCGCAGGCTCAAGTCCGCTACTATGTCGATACGGGTCCTGTCCAAGACAAAGTCTGGGCCGAGCGAGCTGGCCTTGGCTGGATTGGCAAACACAGCAACCTCATCTCGCGGGATTATGGATCTTGGCTTTTTTTAGGAGAAATTCTGACTAATTTAGACTTGGAACCCGATCGTCCCCACACTCAACATTGTGGTTCCTGTACCCGCTGTATGACAGCCTGCCCCACGGACGCAATTCGTGAACCTTTTGTCGTTGATGCGAATCGCTGTATCGCCTATCATACGATTGAAAATCGAGAGACTACATTGCCCGATCAAATAGCAGAGAATTTGCAAGGCTGGGTCGCAGGTTGCGATATTTGCCAAGACGTTTGTCCCTGGAACCAAAGATTTGCCCAAGAAACCGATATTCCGGACTTCCAGCCCTATCCTGAAAATGTTGCCCCGACGCTAACAGAGCTAGCAACCCTGTCGGTATCAGAACGCGATCGCAGATTCAGAGCCTCCGCCCTCCGCCGCATAAAACTAGAGATGCTGCAGCGCAACGCCACAGCATCTCTCAAAGCCAATGCTCAAGGAGCTAAGCTATCTAAGACTCAGTACCGCCTGCACGAGCCGCCGCCGCTTCCTCCGGATGAATCCCCAATCGAGTCAGATTAA
- a CDS encoding polyribonucleotide nucleotidyltransferase: MSEVIKSISVDGREIKLTIGRFAPQAGGCVLIESGETSVLVTATRSSGREGIDFLPLLVDYEERLYAAGRVPGGFLRREGRPPEKATLTCRLIDRPMRPLFPNWLRDDLQIVATTISMDEQVPPDVLAVTGASVATLLAKIPFKGPMAAVRVGLVGDDFIINPTYEEISEGELDLVVAGSPDGVIMVEAGANEVAEQDMVEAIDFGYEVVCDLIKAQKELMAELGIEQVEEAAPETDPTLENFVQERVTTPIKEVLARFEKDKNVRDTALDEIKDSVKAAIDELPETDPVQVAAIASPKAIGKVFKSITKTLMRSQVVEDKVRVDGRKLDEVRPISCNVGVLPQRVHGSGLFNRGLTQVLSIATLGTPGDAQEMDDLHPDSQKRYLHHYNFPPYSVGETRPMRSPGRREVGHGALAERAILPMLPSKEEFPYVLRVVSEVLSSNGSTSMGSVCGSTLSLMDAGVPLAKPVSGAAMGLIKEGDEIRVLTDIQGIEDFLGDMDFKVAGTADGITALQMDMKITGLPMKVISEAIHQAKPARLHILDKMLATIDSPRENMSPYAPRLLTIKIDPEQIGMIIGPGGKTIKGITEETGAKIDIEDDGRVTISAIDEKAASRARQIIAGMTRKLAAGDVFLGKVTRIIPIGAFVEIAPSKEGMIHISQLADYRVGKVEDEVTVGDEVVVKIRELDNRGRINLTRLGIHPEEAAAARAGGTES, translated from the coding sequence ATGTCAGAAGTTATTAAGTCAATATCTGTTGACGGGCGGGAAATAAAACTCACCATCGGCCGTTTCGCTCCGCAGGCCGGTGGGTGTGTATTGATTGAATCTGGTGAAACTTCAGTGCTAGTCACTGCGACACGATCGTCGGGACGCGAAGGGATTGATTTCCTTCCTTTGCTCGTGGATTACGAGGAGAGGCTGTATGCTGCCGGTCGTGTACCGGGGGGCTTTCTACGCCGAGAAGGTCGGCCACCTGAGAAAGCAACTTTAACCTGTCGTCTGATCGACCGCCCCATGCGACCCCTCTTCCCGAATTGGTTGCGGGATGATCTGCAAATTGTGGCAACCACCATTTCGATGGATGAGCAGGTTCCGCCTGACGTCTTGGCCGTTACGGGTGCCTCCGTCGCCACCCTTTTGGCCAAGATACCTTTTAAAGGGCCCATGGCTGCAGTTCGAGTCGGCTTAGTGGGAGATGACTTTATTATTAACCCCACCTATGAAGAGATCTCGGAAGGAGAACTTGACCTAGTTGTGGCTGGTTCGCCTGATGGGGTGATCATGGTTGAAGCTGGGGCGAATGAAGTTGCCGAGCAAGACATGGTCGAGGCCATTGATTTTGGCTATGAGGTGGTTTGTGATCTCATCAAGGCTCAAAAAGAATTGATGGCTGAATTGGGGATTGAGCAGGTTGAAGAGGCTGCTCCAGAAACGGATCCAACCCTAGAGAATTTTGTGCAAGAGCGGGTGACTACCCCTATTAAAGAAGTTCTAGCCCGATTTGAGAAGGACAAAAATGTTCGGGATACTGCTTTAGATGAGATTAAGGATTCTGTGAAGGCGGCCATTGATGAGCTTCCAGAAACCGACCCTGTGCAAGTGGCAGCGATAGCAAGTCCCAAGGCCATCGGTAAGGTATTTAAGAGTATTACCAAAACCTTGATGCGCAGCCAAGTGGTTGAAGATAAGGTCCGGGTGGATGGCCGCAAGCTAGATGAAGTGCGTCCTATTTCTTGTAATGTAGGGGTTTTACCCCAACGGGTGCACGGTAGTGGTTTATTTAACCGAGGCTTAACTCAGGTTTTATCTATTGCGACCTTGGGGACACCGGGTGATGCCCAAGAGATGGATGATCTCCATCCCGATAGCCAAAAACGCTATCTTCACCACTATAATTTCCCTCCCTATTCTGTAGGTGAAACTCGTCCAATGCGTTCACCCGGGCGACGAGAAGTGGGGCATGGTGCCCTGGCTGAAAGAGCCATACTACCAATGCTGCCTAGTAAAGAAGAGTTTCCCTATGTGCTTCGGGTCGTATCCGAAGTCTTATCGTCGAACGGATCCACATCAATGGGGTCGGTTTGTGGGTCGACTTTGTCCTTGATGGATGCAGGTGTGCCCCTGGCTAAGCCGGTGAGTGGAGCTGCGATGGGTTTGATCAAAGAAGGCGATGAAATCCGGGTTCTCACAGATATTCAAGGCATTGAAGATTTCTTGGGTGACATGGACTTTAAGGTGGCGGGTACTGCCGATGGCATTACCGCTCTACAAATGGACATGAAGATCACGGGATTACCCATGAAGGTGATCTCTGAGGCGATTCATCAAGCGAAACCCGCTCGGCTGCATATTTTGGATAAGATGCTGGCGACGATTGATAGTCCTCGCGAAAATATGTCCCCTTATGCACCTCGCCTATTGACGATCAAGATCGATCCTGAGCAGATTGGCATGATTATTGGTCCGGGTGGTAAGACCATTAAAGGGATTACCGAGGAAACGGGAGCCAAGATCGACATCGAGGATGATGGTCGCGTGACGATTTCTGCCATAGATGAGAAGGCTGCTTCTCGTGCTCGTCAGATTATCGCGGGTATGACTCGCAAGTTGGCAGCTGGCGATGTCTTCTTGGGTAAAGTGACTCGGATCATCCCGATTGGAGCTTTTGTGGAAATTGCCCCTAGTAAGGAAGGCATGATTCATATCTCCCAGTTGGCGGACTATCGAGTCGGTAAGGTGGAAGATGAAGTCACCGTTGGCGATGAAGTGGTAGTTAAAATCCGTGAGCTAGACAATCGAGGTCGGATTAATCTGACTCGATTGGGGATTCATCCGGAGGAAGCGGCGGCGGCTCGTGCAGGCGGTACTGAGTCTTAG
- a CDS encoding DUF4280 domain-containing protein has translation MAQQVVMGASLQCSFGAAPSSLIVIPKGPPDLTGGPAAATIMDYAPIANIPPFGVCSSLANPTVASATAAALGVLTPMPCIPVIPAPWAPGSPTVLINNFPALNSTSKCFCTWGGIIQITYPGQVTTQIP, from the coding sequence ATGGCTCAACAGGTCGTCATGGGAGCTTCATTACAATGTTCATTTGGTGCAGCACCGAGTTCCTTGATCGTGATTCCTAAAGGTCCCCCCGATCTGACGGGAGGTCCCGCAGCTGCCACCATCATGGACTATGCTCCCATCGCCAATATTCCACCCTTTGGCGTTTGTTCTTCTCTCGCGAATCCCACCGTAGCCTCGGCAACGGCTGCAGCGTTGGGAGTCCTTACCCCCATGCCCTGTATTCCAGTTATTCCTGCCCCTTGGGCACCAGGTTCACCAACCGTATTGATCAATAATTTTCCAGCGTTGAATAGCACGTCTAAATGCTTTTGTACCTGGGGCGGTATTATCCAGATTACTTATCCCGGACAAGTGACCACCCAAATTCCTTGA
- a CDS encoding VgrG-related protein, with protein MPATTYIAEPLLEIDGKTASNELMEDILQISVEESLHLPGMFVLVIKNDYFSGRSVDAPWQYDDLLQIGKTIKIGFSGSTTAAQDFDDQNQGYVLDGEITGMETNFTSSSQAPIVIRGYDISHRLHRGRYNRSFQNMTDTDVVKKVIGEVGIPVGSIDNSGSPHDYIFQENQTNMEFLRERAARNGFELYVQDGKMNFRKPKANSNISLTWLKDLHSFRVRVTSAEQVKSVEVRGWDYERKEAIVSTKNVEKLLTSTDHGSGQKQSTVFNGKPTTPKMIVVDQPVFSAKEADTIAQALIDELGGEFVVADARAEGNPDLRTGQVVQLKDMGKYSGKYYITETRHLFQDRVYSTEFSVRGLRGGDLLSTLAPAQRLQAGQTLLVGKVTNNKDPKGWGRVRVKFPTLTEEHESNWARMVASGAGKNRGFDCLPEVDDEVLVGFEHGDIHRPYIMGGVWNGKDSPPEKVDSSIVDGKVNLRTVKTRTGHTLQFVEEDKDANKKGVYLDTVYGHHLYLNDSEKFTELKTKEGHYARLDDQGKKLEIKSKGGHKVLLDDNGSAKIDMISTGDINVKSGTSGSSRKISLNAGEITLTATTKITLKVGSSSIELSNSGVTIQGVQAAMKGTAQTKIDGALVTVQASGVNSIKGSIVKIN; from the coding sequence ATGCCTGCAACCACCTATATTGCCGAGCCACTTCTAGAGATTGATGGTAAAACAGCATCCAATGAGCTGATGGAAGATATCCTCCAGATTTCTGTGGAAGAAAGCTTGCACTTACCTGGGATGTTTGTCCTGGTAATCAAGAATGACTACTTTTCTGGACGCTCCGTTGATGCCCCTTGGCAATATGACGATCTCTTGCAGATCGGTAAAACCATCAAAATTGGCTTTAGCGGCAGTACCACCGCAGCTCAGGACTTTGATGATCAGAATCAAGGCTATGTGCTGGATGGAGAAATCACGGGCATGGAGACGAATTTCACCTCCAGTTCCCAAGCCCCCATTGTGATTCGCGGTTACGATATCTCCCATCGACTCCATCGAGGTCGCTACAATCGCTCCTTCCAAAATATGACCGACACCGATGTTGTCAAAAAAGTGATTGGAGAAGTCGGAATTCCCGTTGGCAGCATTGATAACAGCGGTTCTCCCCATGACTATATTTTTCAAGAGAACCAAACCAATATGGAATTTTTGCGGGAGAGAGCGGCTCGAAATGGGTTTGAACTCTATGTTCAAGACGGCAAGATGAATTTTCGGAAGCCCAAGGCCAACTCCAATATTTCCCTCACCTGGCTCAAAGATCTACATAGCTTTCGGGTGCGGGTGACCAGTGCAGAGCAAGTGAAAAGTGTTGAAGTGCGGGGTTGGGATTATGAACGGAAGGAAGCCATCGTTTCCACTAAAAATGTCGAGAAATTGCTAACCTCAACAGATCATGGCTCCGGCCAGAAGCAAAGCACCGTCTTTAATGGCAAACCCACGACTCCCAAAATGATTGTGGTGGATCAACCAGTCTTTAGTGCCAAAGAAGCCGATACCATTGCCCAGGCTTTAATTGATGAGTTGGGAGGTGAATTTGTAGTGGCGGATGCCAGGGCTGAAGGCAATCCCGACTTGAGAACGGGGCAAGTCGTCCAACTCAAAGATATGGGGAAATACAGCGGTAAATACTACATCACGGAAACGCGCCATTTATTCCAAGATCGGGTTTATTCCACTGAGTTCAGTGTGCGGGGATTGCGGGGAGGAGATTTATTATCAACGCTGGCCCCTGCTCAACGGCTGCAGGCAGGGCAAACCCTATTGGTCGGTAAAGTCACCAATAACAAAGACCCTAAAGGGTGGGGGCGAGTCCGAGTGAAATTTCCCACCCTGACAGAGGAACATGAAAGTAACTGGGCCAGAATGGTTGCCAGCGGCGCAGGCAAGAATCGCGGTTTTGACTGTTTACCCGAAGTGGATGATGAGGTGCTGGTGGGGTTTGAACATGGTGATATTCACCGTCCCTACATTATGGGTGGGGTGTGGAATGGCAAAGATAGTCCCCCAGAGAAGGTGGATAGTTCCATTGTTGACGGCAAGGTCAATCTACGAACCGTGAAAACTCGCACCGGCCATACCCTCCAATTTGTCGAAGAGGATAAAGATGCGAATAAAAAAGGAGTTTACTTAGATACGGTGTATGGCCACCATCTGTATCTCAATGACAGTGAAAAGTTCACCGAATTAAAAACAAAAGAAGGACATTATGCCCGGTTGGATGATCAAGGTAAAAAGTTAGAAATAAAATCCAAGGGAGGACATAAAGTCTTACTAGACGATAATGGCTCCGCCAAGATCGATATGATTTCGACAGGAGATATCAATGTTAAATCTGGAACCAGCGGTAGTTCTCGTAAAATTAGCCTGAACGCTGGCGAAATTACCCTAACAGCAACGACCAAGATTACGCTAAAGGTGGGTAGCTCATCCATTGAATTGAGCAATTCTGGCGTCACGATTCAAGGGGTTCAGGCCGCTATGAAAGGGACAGCCCAAACTAAAATTGATGGTGCCTTAGTGACTGTTCAGGCCTCTGGGGTAAATAGCATTAAAGGCTCAATCGTAAAGATCAATTGA
- a CDS encoding FAD-dependent oxidoreductase, giving the protein MADYDLVVVGNNAVAPWAAIAAKERSARVAFISVSPEPIPYHLLLQQWVQTQPPMALTEWIEAMTMRLQASRSPAKLASLGIEQLDGIAQFRTKPNFQVHCQNRVLKSHRYLLCLDADLSSPDVPGQADWLSPADVLTRLDDPNQSLTDPVLVVGDGPVAVSLSQSLGRLGHSVHLLCPHNQILPWEDAEAAWRVQAHLEADRVHIHCHCQIKGVTPSSGYQVSTNQGLLRAGSLVWAVETTSAILNPNQVAVDLRHTSQGLWVNPQLRTSHSQVYSCGSVLGGYTLADIAQYEASVAVNNALGARQTIEYGTLPWAISTMPVLARVGLTETQAQQASRPFKSFYHTYQQTEQGQLQDQTGWCKVLIQNNGQILGAHVVGAGAAEIVHLIALAIQKRCPISELVSLESFKSSYGSIVGHIARQWCQK; this is encoded by the coding sequence ATGGCTGATTATGATTTGGTGGTGGTGGGCAATAATGCGGTGGCTCCCTGGGCTGCGATCGCAGCCAAAGAACGGTCGGCCCGAGTCGCTTTTATCTCTGTTTCTCCAGAACCCATCCCGTATCATCTCCTTCTGCAGCAGTGGGTACAAACCCAGCCCCCGATGGCTTTGACCGAATGGATTGAAGCGATGACAATGCGGCTGCAGGCCTCTCGATCGCCGGCCAAATTAGCCAGTTTAGGCATTGAGCAGCTCGATGGTATCGCTCAGTTTAGAACCAAGCCGAATTTTCAGGTGCATTGTCAGAATCGGGTATTGAAATCTCATCGGTATCTCCTCTGTCTAGATGCAGATTTATCTTCACCAGATGTTCCAGGGCAAGCGGACTGGCTCAGTCCGGCTGATGTTCTAACTCGACTAGACGATCCAAATCAGTCCCTAACCGATCCAGTGCTGGTGGTAGGGGATGGTCCGGTAGCCGTTTCCCTGAGCCAATCCTTAGGTCGTTTGGGACATTCAGTCCACTTACTGTGTCCCCATAATCAAATTTTGCCTTGGGAAGATGCTGAAGCAGCTTGGCGGGTGCAAGCCCACCTAGAGGCTGATCGTGTCCATATTCACTGCCACTGCCAGATCAAAGGCGTTACCCCATCATCCGGCTATCAGGTATCGACGAATCAAGGCTTGTTGAGGGCCGGATCCTTAGTTTGGGCTGTAGAAACAACCTCAGCCATCCTGAATCCCAATCAAGTTGCTGTGGATCTCCGTCATACCTCTCAAGGCTTGTGGGTGAACCCTCAATTGCGAACCTCTCATTCCCAAGTGTATTCCTGCGGGTCGGTCCTGGGGGGATATACCCTGGCAGATATTGCTCAGTATGAAGCATCTGTAGCGGTGAACAATGCCTTGGGTGCCAGGCAGACGATCGAATATGGCACCTTACCTTGGGCTATCTCGACCATGCCAGTGTTAGCAAGGGTGGGTTTAACAGAAACTCAAGCCCAACAAGCATCCAGGCCATTTAAGAGTTTCTATCATACCTACCAACAAACTGAGCAAGGTCAGCTCCAGGACCAGACCGGCTGGTGTAAGGTCCTCATCCAAAATAATGGCCAAATACTAGGGGCTCATGTAGTGGGTGCGGGTGCGGCTGAAATAGTTCATCTAATCGCTTTAGCCATACAAAAGAGATGCCCGATTTCAGAGCTGGTTAGCCTTGAATCTTTTAAATCTAGCTACGGCAGTATTGTGGGACACATTGCTCGGCAGTGGTGCCAAAAGTAG
- a CDS encoding SPFH domain-containing protein: MAISSWYLFPFVLLEKTLAGPQLWLGSGLLTMAGLVAAGFFLVDPNQARVLILLGKYIGSIREPGFYWTIPFIVSKRPVSLRVRNFNSEKLKVNDAQGSPIEIAAVVVWRVVNSAKATLDVESCRDFVAIQSETALRSLASRYAYDIFDNTHESLRGNPDQISDLLKQEVQRRLEVAGVDIIEARITHLAYAPEIAQAMLRRQQAIAVIAAKERIVEGALGMVEMALHRLSEQQVVDLDEERKAAMVNNLLVALVSESSTQPIINAGTLYT; the protein is encoded by the coding sequence TTGGCAATCAGTAGTTGGTATCTATTCCCTTTTGTTCTGTTAGAGAAAACATTAGCGGGGCCTCAGCTCTGGCTAGGCTCTGGATTGCTCACTATGGCTGGGCTAGTCGCGGCTGGCTTTTTCCTTGTAGACCCTAATCAAGCTCGGGTATTAATCTTGCTAGGAAAGTACATTGGCAGTATCCGAGAACCTGGTTTTTACTGGACCATTCCTTTTATCGTCAGTAAACGTCCAGTCTCCCTTCGCGTTCGCAACTTTAATAGTGAGAAACTGAAGGTCAATGATGCTCAGGGGAGTCCGATTGAAATTGCAGCAGTAGTCGTTTGGCGGGTGGTTAATTCTGCTAAGGCCACACTTGATGTCGAAAGCTGTCGTGATTTTGTCGCAATTCAGAGTGAGACGGCCCTGCGAAGTCTAGCCAGTCGTTATGCCTACGATATTTTCGATAACACCCACGAGTCTTTACGGGGCAACCCCGATCAAATTTCTGACTTGCTCAAACAAGAAGTTCAACGCCGTTTGGAGGTTGCGGGGGTTGATATTATCGAAGCCCGAATTACGCACTTGGCCTATGCTCCAGAAATCGCTCAAGCGATGCTGCGTCGCCAACAAGCGATTGCAGTCATTGCTGCCAAAGAACGGATCGTCGAAGGTGCCTTGGGCATGGTGGAAATGGCACTGCATCGACTGAGTGAGCAACAGGTGGTAGACCTGGATGAAGAACGGAAGGCTGCTATGGTAAACAACTTACTAGTTGCCCTAGTCTCTGAAAGTTCAACTCAGCCCATCATCAATGCTGGAACCCTGTATACGTGA
- a CDS encoding pentapeptide repeat-containing protein, translating to MMANPKHVAELKKGVQSWNQWRQRFPDVIPNLTTSNWVEADLSNANLQLANMSGANLLGTILTGAALRCANLANTDLLGGLLNGADMSRAHLCWTRLFGANLDSATLAGADLYGVDLGRAILSESNLMGASLMETDLCEANLHRAQLLGTNLYNANLNRAVLRKVEGLTVSQIKTAHNWDGAFFSEEFKMKLGWM from the coding sequence ATGATGGCAAATCCTAAACATGTTGCAGAGTTAAAGAAAGGGGTTCAATCCTGGAACCAATGGAGACAAAGATTTCCTGATGTGATTCCAAATTTGACGACCTCTAACTGGGTTGAAGCTGACCTGAGCAATGCAAATCTTCAATTGGCTAATATGAGTGGGGCTAATCTGCTAGGAACGATTCTGACTGGGGCAGCGTTACGATGTGCCAATTTGGCTAATACTGATTTGTTAGGGGGGCTACTAAATGGAGCCGATATGAGCCGAGCCCACTTGTGTTGGACTAGGTTATTTGGCGCTAATCTAGACAGTGCGACTTTGGCAGGGGCTGATTTATATGGGGTTGATCTGGGGAGAGCAATTCTCTCTGAATCTAATTTAATGGGAGCAAGCTTGATGGAAACAGATTTATGCGAGGCCAATCTCCATAGAGCACAGCTACTAGGAACGAATTTATATAATGCTAATTTGAATCGTGCTGTCCTCCGGAAGGTTGAAGGTCTAACCGTCTCGCAAATCAAAACTGCTCACAACTGGGATGGAGCCTTTTTTAGTGAAGAGTTCAAAATGAAATTAGGTTGGATGTAA
- a CDS encoding HU family DNA-binding protein, translating into MNKGELVDAVADKASVTKKQADAVLTAALEAIVESVSSGEKVTLVGFGSFEPRERKAREGRNPKTGAKMKIPATKVPAFSAGKLFKEKVAPKK; encoded by the coding sequence ATGAATAAAGGAGAACTCGTCGACGCCGTTGCTGATAAGGCAAGTGTCACGAAAAAGCAGGCAGATGCAGTTCTGACTGCCGCCCTAGAGGCCATTGTTGAATCTGTCTCGTCAGGAGAAAAAGTCACATTGGTGGGATTTGGCTCATTTGAACCTCGCGAACGCAAGGCCCGGGAAGGACGTAACCCCAAAACCGGTGCGAAAATGAAGATTCCCGCAACTAAAGTTCCAGCTTTCTCTGCAGGTAAGCTGTTTAAGGAAAAAGTTGCTCCTAAAAAGTAA